GCTGCTGGGTGTGTGAGGCCCTTAGCAGGTAACTTGGAGGGATGGGCGTGGGCCGGCCAATCTGCTAGTTGTAGATGGCGCGTTATCTGAAGACGCAGAATGGCCACGTCCATGTGGTATGGTCTCCTTTCTATTTGGAGAATCCACCAAGCAGATTTTATACTTTATTAAGATTTTGTGATACTTGAACTTAAACACCAACGATTTGTTGTAAATGAGcacttattctcataatgaaacTCAGTAATCTTTATTGAGGTGGGTAACATAGGAAGATGACCTTCAAATGCTAGTTTGTTCCATATGATATGAGTCAATTACTCTAGAACCTAACTGTCAACTAACATCTCATATGTTTTCAACTATTTTAGGTGGACTAATTTCTGAATTGTGAATGGTACTGCCTCCATGTAGATGTTTCTCTGAATCTTTTCTTCAGCTTGATCCCAGAAACCTGTTAAACCAACCATACAATATTGTTAAGAAATGGTGTTTAATGGAACTGTTCTCCTAGAATAAGATGCCTGATTTCTTGTGTCATTGTAACCAGAACACGAACAGGTGAGGGGTCGTTGTGATAGTGAATTTATGTGTGCCTCTTTCTTGCATAGGCTTGTATCACTAATTTATTGAAATAGACATTGTATGAAGAGGTGACGAAGCATTTCATCACCCATTGACTTAGAAAGAGATCTTTTTTTGTAATAATGCTAGAGGCACCACTCAAAATACATAGTTTGCTTATGGCCTTTAAGACCTTAGGAAAGAACACTCCTATCCTAAAAGGAATTTGTTCGAAACCAAAGAAATTGAGGCGTTAAACTTTTGTTCACTATATAATATCATCAAGGAAATGTATTTATTTTAGATTTAGAGTATTCCTAAATTTTGATGCTTCATTCTTTGTTGACTTTGTGCTTGTGTTAGATGAGATACTAATGCCTAATGAACCAACCATTGTTATCTATCTAGAGAGAGGACCCTTTTGGATTTGTATGATTTAGTGTCTATATAACATCTACTGTTGTATTAATGTATTATTCTAAAACATAAAGTTTCTGTCCTACCTTCTGCCACCAACACCACTTTCCTTTTGGCAGTTGAAGTATAATGCAGCAACTGGTGCTCCAAGATTGTAAATTGCCGAGAAGTCTCTGATGTTGAAATTTTGCCGCCATCCTGGTGCATAAACTGTTTGTCTTGCTTGCTGTTTGAACAGCACAAAAACAATTCGATGAATTCCAGCTGGTGGCCTTGGGCTTTCATAGGGAACTATTTCATTGCCTGAAAAAAGCATGTATTCCTTATTAGAATGCTTTGCTATAATTTTTTAGGTTAATCCTAGCATTAACCATTTTGTGCTAATGACTTTTGTAATTGTAACTGTTTTTTCACTACCTGCTGTCCTCAACATTGTGTTCAGTTGGCACCatgccaccccccccccccccaacacacacacacaaagaAAATCAACACATCCACCCacccaaaaagaaaagaaatacacACACGATAGGTTCTGATGATGAAGTTATTGCTACCTATAGCATATTAAATGTAGACCCTTATAGCTTCTACAATCAAAAGTAAATTAAATATCAAAGCTTACCATATATAATGTACATGTGTAATATCCCCATTATTGAGAGTATAAATCATAAATTCACAAAAAACATGAGGtctattatgattatgatgtgctagttttatttcatttgtttaaaaTGTTCTTAACTTTTTTCTTACAGTCAGAAGTTTTTCTATCTGCCAGCCTAAGCTGATTGGGCTGCTAGATTGTGCATGAAACATGCATTGCTAAAGATATGTTTATGAGTCTACAGTAATGCTTCCTGATTTTGAAGAAATCCCTGGTGCAATTTAAAATTTGTCACAGAAGTAGTTCTGTAGTTGTATAATTGATAACAAGGGAGTTGAGCTAGCTCAGTTGGTCAAGCCAAGAGTGTGGATGTATGACCAGACCACCTAGGTTGAAGTCCTCATGGAGGCAAATTTTGATgcctattttctttttaataaaatGCCACCTACATTCTTCTAGGTTGATCTATTTTTTTATGTATGCAACAATTGATAACCATTAATATGTTTGATATCATCATGCTAATATATAGTATTTTTGAGATCTGGTTGAAAGCTTCCTGAAGGAGACATCTAGGTCATGAAACATTTTTGACACCTTATAGTATCGTATTTAATTTAAACACTAAGCTCAATTTCATTTTTGTCTAGAATGGAAGTTCTAATGCGTGACATTCTGAAGGACATCTCAAAGATTTAATATATAGCTGCAACCTTTATTTTTGTGGGCGCACACAGAAGATACCATTAGTTGAGCATTGTATATTGTCATGCAATGAATTAGGTAACAATAGCCATCTACTTTATTTCCTGTAGAAGTCTCACCACACTGACTAAAGTGATCAAGTGGATCCCACAGAAAATACCATGATGTCAGATCCTCAACTTGAGATCCTTAACCTGCATCAAAATAGGTGTCGTCACATATTAGAGTGGGGTCCCCCTCTCGGTGCTGGAAACTCCCACGTGAGTGGGGCTGGGGTCTGAGGaagggataaaccgaggcaaCCCTTCTCCACAAATGCGGAGAGGCTGCTTCGAACCCACGGCCTGGTGACACATTGAGACAACTCTCACCATTGCACCAGGTCTACCCTGCCTTCACATTTGACTCTTAGGTATGCAGTATTAAAATGGTTCTTAGTAAGTTTAGTCTTCAATAAAATCATCTATCCTAATCTTTTCAATTGCTGAATGACGATGAATCCAAAAGGTAGGAGGATTATGAATTTTCATTCAAAAGAAACAAGCGGTAGCCACTATGGCAATTAAGGAGATTGAACCAAACCACAATGACTTATGAGATGAAAGTGTCTGATTTTTTCTTTAACCTATTAAATTCACCTAGCATGCACTTGGCCAGAAAGTATTTGATGTAGATGTCGGCTTCTGGTATTTTACATGACACCACTTGCAACTAGTATGTGAATAATTTAGACAAATTTAGTTCACTACAAAAATTCTTGAACTTACTATAAGTCCATGCATCTTTCTTCAAATATTGATGTCATCAGTAATAAGCATGGATGCCAGGCATAATAGCATGCACGCAACATAAGATAAATGTGTAAAGGTTTTAATATAAATGATGTGTTACATAGCATCTTTGAAACAAAATTCACATCACCATTTGCTCACCAAAGCAGTTACTTCGTCAAAGCATTTTACCTCTTTCACATCAATTGTTTTGGCAAATTCTACAATCTAGATGTTACATTTGCAATAGTGATTCTTCCATAGTTACTTAAATCCTTTACTATCATCAGATGTTTTGTCATTTGACATacatttaactggccacatgttcATTGTGACATTGTCACATTTCCAAGAGCAAGGTGCTGGTGAAATGTTTAAATTTAGTGGAAGAtgatatatattatgtatatttAATTAAGACGCAACATGAATCTGGAGTTGTTTGCGTTTTATGTGAAACAATAATGTTCAAAGATCTGGAGTTGTTTGGAAGTAGTCCTAAAAAAAGTTTAAAGATCTGTGCCTTAAATGCTAATTCATAAGAAGAGGTCAGGTAAGGTTTTACCCACCAGAACATATGTCTCTTGCCTCTGGTATATCTGTTACCAACCTGTAAAAGAAAATAAACAAGATGAAAAGAAGCAAGGGCATGCCTTTAGATCTTTGATTGGTATGGTATCAAAATTACTTATGCAATCTAGATAATTAAGTAAATAGTTTTAATTGTAAAACATACATGAATTTGGAATATTGATGTTCATGTAGATGTAAGAGTTTAACTGGTGTTTTCTATTAACAATAGCTGATTTGCACATTCACAAGTCACAAGTCTAGTGTAAGCCTTTATCCCCATAGTTTTGGACTATCGAAATAAGTGTAAAACTGTAATTGCATGCATGCATATGCAATATCTTTCATGTCAATCTTGTAACTAATGCCTTATCTGATTAAATGATATAACAGTTTACCTTATTTTTAACTGAGAATTACAATATTAAAGTAGTCTAGATAGAATTTGGGTCCATGGCTGTTCTCTTTAATTTATCCATGAAGTAATTAATTGACAGATTTTGATATAGCAGACCACCTTGTCCATACAGAGTTTGTAAAATATCTTCTTGACAAATTTAGAAACTATTATGCTGTAAAAATATCTACAATATTACTCATTTTATTTGTATGCTATAGATATCAATTCAACTGGAAACTAATGTTGACAATAAAAAACAGTCTGCACAATGAGACTTAGGTTAAGCGAATTACGGTGATTGAAAACAAAAGTTACTCTATCACAGAAACTTTGGTTTCTTACCCAATAGCATACATAACAAGAGTTCTTCAGATGTTGATGGATGGAAAAGAAACACCCCCCTCCTTTTTTGAGAGGGCTGCATCCAATCCTGCAGGTTATCTAGGTAAGGGGTccttgaactacaaacataaaaacAATGTGCCAAGTAGCATTCATTTGTTTCTTTTAGAAAGGTGGCGCTATCCAGAGTTTAGGAAATATTCAACTCAAAATTTACTTGAATAACAAATACAATAAGCTCACCAATGCAGATATTCCCTGTACTCTGGTTTGCTTGGACTTGGTGCATCAGGATCCACCATAACCTTAGAAGAGGTAAGTTTGAACTTTAGCATTTTTATTTCATGTGTTGTAAAGGAGCCGAGACTTAATTCTAGAGAGCAAATAAGAGGGGGGTTAAAAAAGAGAGTGCTTTTGGTGACCTTACTGGAAGGTGTGATTTTTTTTCACCAAAATCAGCCATAAGTTGCAATAAAACACATGTTGTTAAGCACTCACAACCATGTTGTGCATGTGCAGAATATGTTGTACGTGTACAATGTGTCTGTGAGCCAGATAATGGTACAGGTGTGGGAATAATTTGTCTGTGACTTTTGTAGTTTTCTTTTTTTTACCATGGATTTGGAGGGTGTTCACAGGCAGAGGCAGCAACATGAGAGCTACCATGCAACTAATGTACTTGTAACTTGTAAGTCCTTATCCTGTACAATATCCTTACCAGAGAAGCAAGATAGTGCGCAGAAGCATATTCTAAAATATGTATGTAGGGTACATGAACTTGGTCATCAACAAAAGGATTCTGTGTGGTGTCCTTTGTACAACCAACAAATACCATCCAGCGAGATATTCTGTTTTTGTTCTCAGAGCAACATTCTATTCAACCTAATCAATAATTCATAATAGTTATATCATCGAAAGTTATTAGTACTTTTGTAAACCAACATTTGTGCAGTTTTATCGCTTATTCTAAGTAGAACAACATGTATATGTTGTAATTTTTCAGAAAGAGAAAATATATAATAAATTAGTGTTTGGAGTGCACAGGTCACTCTAAGAACTCTTCTGGTTATACTATGCTTACCTCTTCTCACATGAGAGTGATCTTTTTAGTTGAACCTTTTCTTGCAATCAAAGTCATGTTTCACCTTACCCAAtgcaatgcataaacacatgcgcTCTACATATCAGGATCCTACAATCTATTATGGTCACTTACAAGTGTGTAGAGATTTGTTTGGTCGTGGCCTTCAATCTCAACATGTGGTGCATTGAGCACAGCAGATGCTCGTAGTCCAGTGCCATTTGTGATCTCCTTGTCACCATAATTAATCCTCATCGTTGCTGACTTTATGAAAGGATCCAACACATCACCAATTACCTGGCTCAATGCCAAAGGATCCCTGCCTCGTGACATAGTTCAGTATACAATTGAGTTGATGGCTATAGAAGAGAGCTTCGTTGATCCACAACTAGGTGGAAACTATAATGTGCTGGAAGAGCTATCAAATGATTTTGTGTGTGGGGAGAACAGAGCAGTTCTTTGTAAATTTATATTAGTTGTGAAGCATCCACTTTATGTTCACAACATTCCATTGAGCACTATAAGAAGATAGAATCTTACTTTTAATATATCATTATTTTTCCTTATATTTGCTTCTTTGTTGCATGGACATGTAGAGTACCTATCAACCTCCAGATGGCCTAGTTGTAGTTGAACCTGCACGATCTTTGTGAATGATATCTATGGTCAGTTTTTCATGCATATATTCTCCAAAGACAGGAGGTATGTTTAAAGCTTCAAGAGTTAGCCTCCCCTGCATGGCGCCTTGCCTGGGCTTGGCCAAAGGTTCACGATGTGCCATTTGATGTTCAACGATACTTCTCTTGAGTGGTGAGCACATAGATGTAGAAAGATTCTTTGGATCAACATCACAATGCAGCAGTACGAAACCTGGGGAGGTAGAGCCAGGTCATTAgcaatcttctttcttctcttcattttcTTTTCCTTGACGGCAATTGAAGTATCAAGCACTTCCCTCTTGACCCTTGCTTGAAAACTGTTCTGTGGACTTGTTTCATAAGGCCTTAGTTCATGCTCTTGTCTACAATGTCCCCATACATTACATACATGACTTCTCTGTTCATTTTCAGTTTTAAATGTCTATTTTCATGGTCTAGTGTGTGTTTCCATTTACCATTGTGCCATTGTCATATATTCACATGTTGGTACTTTGCCCCTCGTCCGCACAATACAAATGTATGCATGTAGAGGATTATTCGGACCAAACTGGGACCAAAGAAGCATCTCCTGGCCTGAATCGACACATCAGTGTCTTAATATCATCAGATGGACTTATTCCAGATTCCTCACGACATTTAAAATGTCTATGCAAGAAGAAATTACACTTTCGATGGTGTGAATGGGCATTCAGAACTTCTGAGAATAGACTCATCATACCATGGAGATTGCATTGAAGTTGTTTCAGGCGGAACACCACATTCTGCCTCGGACCTCCACAGAAGCCTCAATATGTGCAACTGCCATAAACAATTCATGCAgatttgttttcttctttcaGCAGGGAATAAAAGGTGAGGTGCACTGCCTACTACATTATGTACGTTCTGCTCTACTTTATACTCTAAAAGCCATCCTCTGCCTTATATTCCGCTTTGTCGTCAAGTACACCGTGCTTTCTCAGGCTTCTTTCACCTTTTTTTCTGAATAGCATATAAGACTATATACTGGAGTGTAAGCAACAAATGTATGAAAATCAATACATGCTTATGCATCAGGGTTCTCATTTCGTTCCAGCGATCATAACAACCGCACAGAGACAGACTGCAAACTAGTTTTTGACTATTAGATAACTACTACTTTGGACGTGTCCTCTGGGAAAGTTGCTTGAAGGCATGCAAGTTTGCAGTGAGAACACAAAACCCTTTTGAAGGGAATATACTCAACGTCTAACGATCTCTTGGAATAAAGGCAGTATAGGTACTGTCCTGCAGATCAGATGGGCATCTCCACCAGGACGTTTGCAAGCAGAAAGGTAGAAGATCACCTTTGAACTTTGAAAGTTCTGACATCCCGAGGGGGCAAAAGGCGCCAGGGAATTTCTCCCGCACTGCAAACAGCCTACACCCAGATCCAGCTTCTGTGGATGAACTCTTGCCATGCCAGACGTTGGTCCTCCTTCTCTGCTCCTTCTATAATGTTCACCAGCCAGCTGGAAATGCTGCTAAAGTCAGTACATAATTTTGAGGTAAGATCTGAATTTATTCTACCGGTGGGCAATCTTATCGTTCTGAAAATCTGCATCGAAAAGATGCTATGTGAAGCTTATAGCACACTCTTTTGATTCGTGTTTCAGCTGCCAATAGCTAATCCTGGAGTCCTGGGACCCTATGCTTTCTTGCTGTCTGCAAATTTATTTGTCACAAGCTTACATGATTGAATTCTGGCATTGAATTGGATGGTTGGCATCACCAATTCGTCATGTCAATTCTTCAAATTTACAATGCATGATGGTTCTAGTGGTAAGATCATTGCAATGTTTTATGTAATGTGGTGGTGGTATCACTCGACTGGTTGATCCAGATTGGTTACACGTCCTTCGTTTAAGGGTTTGTTTAGGTTGGTGGAATTCTGTGAATTTTTCTTACAGGGAAGTGAATGAAGACGAGGTGAACGTCTGCGGTACAGTAAGATGAGTTTGGACAACGTGTGCGGAAAAGGACGAGAGCTCGCTTGCACTCCATCGATACTGTCTACAGGCTAAAGGTAACAAGAACGAGGTCAAAGGAAACGCCAAGCAGCAATAGCTAGCGTCTTACAAAATGTCGATTCGACACAGAATAATCAATCCATACGTTGATGTGATGCCAAAGTAGAATAAGGCTATAGATGTAATATTACTCAATTTCCATGCGGGGCTATTTCGACCGGGTGGATTCGGCATTTACGCTCTCTCCAACTATTCTCTCTATACACCTTCCCTAATCTATGCTTTCTAAtatattttactatttttaaaaaaaaatctatATATCTCCTCTGTACACTCTAACTtaattatttaatatttgtttattaTTTTTAGAATTTAAAAAATCATGCAATATTTGTACAGCCATAATATACATTATTATTATGTTATGATGCTTAAACTTTCCGTTGACCCTTTTACCTAGTCTTTCGCCGAGCGTATTAGGTGTCATTTGGCAAAGGCTCCCTTTTTCTGAGTACCCAACGAACTAGCACTCGACAAAAAGatcactctttgtcgagtgtctgtcGATGTTGATTGTACTATTCTCGGTAAATGGTGTCGTTACcgagactttgtcgagtgtccaatAAAAATACTCGGCAAAACGCTGAGCACTTGGTAAAGAGCGGAAATCTGGTAGTGAGTATTATGTAATCTCTAACACGAGTGAATCTGAAGGTTGGCTTCACCCCTGTATATCACTGTTGGTTTATGCATAAGCATGTTGTGTAAATAAATTTTGTACTAGAGTATTCGCACTTCACACTTCTTTTATTTTAaatagggttgtcgtcgtcgatcACTCTTGCTGCTGTTAAAAGTATACTCAGTGGCAAACAAGTAGAGAGAGACATAATGATAGTTGTGTCTTTATTGCAGAGAATACAGTGCTTATATATACAAGCAAACTAGTGCCTCCCCAATGGTGCGTCCCTTGGGGAGAAACTGTTGCACCTAATGGAGGAGATTGAATACACATattgtaacactcccccttgatcaatccaaGTCTATTTGATCATCTGCAAGTTGTTTTTTAATATATtatctcctcaaaaaccctgtgggaaaaataaggagtacacaaagattttggatcatgagtaaaactcatattgaactccaaaagaaaaatatgcttgtaatcatcatgcATAAAAACCCTTGTGGGGAAAAGTTAATTTTTATAGAAAGGGAATAACTTGATTATTCCAGCCTCTGCATGACAATATGCATATAGCTGttaatgatgaagcatatagcttagttgatattacctcattaaaaactttggatgagaaaacctcaaTAAGGCAAAACGCATACAAAAAAAAAAGAGTgtaatattgtcggcgtttcgagacaggggggtccctaagccgacgagtgagtgtgctgcgtgccccagcccagatgggtcgagcgcgtgggcgagcgcgaaggggggagaggcgaggtggccagagtcgagcgtgagagaggtggaagtcccgcggccttcgtgttcgtcccgcgcccaggtcaggtgcgcttgcagtaggggggttacaagcgtccacgcgggtgagggaagcgagcggccccaagagagcgcctgtcccgtcctcggtcccgcgcggccaaccttctctaagaaggccctggtcctcccttttatagtcgtaaggagaggatccaggtgtacaatggggggtgtagcggagtgctacgtgtctagcggagagagagctagcgccctaggtacatgccaatgtggcagccggagaggtcttggcaccttgctggcgtgatgtcgtggctgtcggaggtacgacggagcctggcggagggacagctgttggagcggtcgagtccctgctgacgtcgccctgcttccgtaagagagctgggggccgccgtcgtcatagagtttgtggagcgccatcattgcccatccggcggagctggccggatgggacgccggtcttgttctccgtgacccgagtcgattcggggtaggatgatgatggcgcttcctgttgacgtggcgggtctgtgccctaggcagggtgacgtgggggctcctccgaagccgaggttgagtctgtcctctgttgccgaggccgagcccgagccatggggtcgggcgaggcggaagtcgttcggccga
This portion of the Zea mays cultivar B73 chromosome 2, Zm-B73-REFERENCE-NAM-5.0, whole genome shotgun sequence genome encodes:
- the LOC100127527 gene encoding ZCN18 protein, which translates into the protein MSRGRDPLALSQVIGDVLDPFIKSATMRINYGDKEITNGTGLRASAVLNAPHVEIEGHDQTNLYTLVMVDPDAPSPSKPEYREYLHWLVTDIPEARDICSGNEIVPYESPRPPAGIHRIVFVLFKQQARQTVYAPGWRQNFNIRDFSAIYNLGAPVAALYFNCQKESGVGGRRFLGSS